In bacterium, one genomic interval encodes:
- a CDS encoding serine hydrolase, whose amino-acid sequence MENGQWIGINEDDDYDSASLLKVPFMMAYFKKTEDDPTILSKKIYYAGDSISKDANSAQVPTLIPNTYYSVEDLIRNMIVDSDNFSKKLLLENIDLNYVNSVFNELDFPLLSNEGYKVSSKKYSLFFRTLYNATFLNREMSEEALNLLAQAEFKYGLRGGVPLEVPIAHKFGDYALYQNKKISQMELHDCGVVYYPNHPYFLCVMTRGKSLQALTEIIKEISGLVYNKSSDGLLNN is encoded by the coding sequence ATGGAAAATGGGCAGTGGATAGGAATAAACGAAGACGATGATTATGATTCCGCCAGCTTGTTAAAAGTTCCTTTTATGATGGCATATTTTAAAAAAACCGAAGACGATCCAACAATACTTTCAAAAAAGATTTATTATGCAGGAGATAGTATAAGTAAAGATGCTAATTCAGCACAAGTTCCAACTCTTATACCTAATACTTATTATAGTGTGGAAGATTTAATAAGAAATATGATAGTTGATTCGGATAATTTTTCGAAAAAGCTTTTGCTTGAAAATATAGATTTAAATTATGTTAATAGTGTTTTTAACGAGCTTGATTTTCCATTGTTAAGCAATGAAGGCTATAAGGTTTCTTCTAAAAAATATTCTTTATTTTTTAGAACGTTATATAATGCCACATTTTTAAATAGAGAAATGTCGGAGGAGGCTTTAAACTTACTGGCTCAGGCTGAGTTTAAATATGGTTTGCGCGGTGGTGTACCCTTAGAAGTGCCTATTGCACACAAATTTGGTGATTATGCTTTGTATCAAAATAAAAAAATAAGCCAGATGGAACTCCATGATTGTGGTGTGGTTTATTATCCCAATCATCCATATTTTTTATGTGTTATGACCAGAGGAAAAAGTTTGCAAGCACTCACAGAAATAATTAAAGAAATTTCTGGTTTAGTATATAATAAGTCCTCTGACGGTTTGCTTAATAACTAA
- a CDS encoding cation-transporting P-type ATPase, whose amino-acid sequence MPPHNKNKKQNLIPEIPWHSFPLGDVFLRLNSKRDGLTTTEAEKRLQQFGHNEFSSKIVKTFWHILFSQFLNPLIIILILSGGVTFYFDYKKDSIVIFGAVIINSLVGFFQEYSAKKSLESLKKLEVQNSLVLRDGKFIFLSSSKIVPGDIIMVRAGDRIPADARIINSFNAKTSESLLTGEAKDVLKSAGTLASSAVVFERTNVIFGGTILAEGSLEAIVFGTGDNSEVGQIGKLLKNIKITKTPFEKKIYKLSQFIGLGVLLISVLIFIFAIFLGRDIKEMFLIAVAIAVAAVPESLPVAVTVILAIGTRRILKDKGLIKKMVAVETLGNTSVILTDKTGTLTHGDLRVSKVLTPEKRGGILEMDATPEYLPNRILALSYGLLASEAVIENLEEEFIKWKIKGSAVAKALVEAAYKAGLDFKKLNKNFKKLGEINFNSQRKFSVSFRENENGEVWAISVGAADILLSQIKRIQVLNRYESISSFEISTIKDAIDAMARNGFSVLAICSKKIEDKNLLQNKNIDNLLKDVMRELNLVGLLGLKDSIRPDVKDFIALSHNAGIRTVMVTGDHTATARLVAKEVGFFSKERKVPEVLEGKDINLISDKDFYHRVKDIDIFSRVTPEQKLKIVEAWQSHGGVVTAIGDGINDAPLLLKANVGVSLASGTDLAREASGMVLLENNFSVLIKAIKEGRVILENIKKVTAYLLSTSLIEIFLVSISLVLKLPLPITAIQILWVNLVSEVLPAIALSFEGAEKDIMNLKPQSIKKPILDNLARFLIFVIGIAGAGMLFGMFLFFGSSFESYAYAQSIVFAGLGVISVFSALSLRSLRRPIWEVSFFSNKYLLASLGLSLLFLAGAIYLPFLNSILNLQPIGFLEWVVIFSAAAINIILVEISKWIFNKKRGNII is encoded by the coding sequence ATGCCACCACATAATAAAAACAAGAAGCAAAACTTAATACCAGAGATTCCTTGGCATAGCTTCCCCTTGGGCGATGTTTTTTTGCGCCTAAATTCTAAAAGAGATGGTTTAACAACAACGGAAGCCGAAAAAAGATTACAGCAATTTGGCCATAACGAATTTAGTTCAAAAATTGTAAAAACATTTTGGCATATTCTGTTTTCTCAATTTCTAAACCCATTAATAATAATTCTTATATTAAGTGGTGGTGTAACTTTTTATTTTGATTATAAAAAAGATTCCATTGTTATTTTTGGTGCAGTAATTATAAATAGTCTAGTAGGGTTTTTTCAGGAATATAGTGCTAAAAAATCTTTAGAAAGTTTAAAAAAATTAGAAGTGCAGAATTCTTTGGTTTTACGTGATGGCAAGTTTATCTTTTTATCTTCTTCTAAAATTGTTCCCGGAGACATAATTATGGTAAGAGCCGGCGATAGAATTCCAGCAGATGCCCGAATTATTAATAGTTTTAATGCCAAGACCAGCGAAAGCCTGTTAACAGGCGAAGCTAAGGATGTTTTAAAATCTGCTGGCACGCTGGCTTCTAGCGCAGTTGTTTTTGAAAGAACTAATGTTATTTTTGGCGGTACAATTTTAGCTGAAGGCTCTTTGGAAGCCATTGTTTTTGGCACGGGTGATAATTCGGAAGTTGGGCAAATAGGTAAATTACTAAAAAATATTAAAATTACCAAAACCCCATTCGAAAAAAAAATATATAAGCTTAGCCAGTTTATAGGCCTAGGGGTTTTGCTTATAAGCGTGCTTATATTCATTTTCGCTATTTTCTTGGGTCGAGACATTAAAGAAATGTTTTTAATAGCTGTGGCCATAGCGGTGGCCGCGGTGCCAGAAAGTTTACCGGTGGCGGTTACTGTTATTCTAGCTATTGGCACTAGGCGGATACTAAAAGATAAGGGTTTAATTAAAAAGATGGTTGCGGTAGAAACCTTGGGTAATACGTCTGTTATTTTGACCGATAAAACAGGAACTTTAACCCATGGAGATTTGCGGGTGAGCAAAGTATTAACCCCAGAAAAAAGAGGCGGAATATTAGAAATGGATGCTACGCCAGAATATTTGCCCAACAGGATTCTGGCTTTATCGTATGGGTTATTAGCTTCGGAAGCGGTTATAGAAAATTTAGAAGAAGAATTTATTAAATGGAAAATAAAGGGCAGTGCGGTGGCTAAGGCTTTGGTGGAGGCGGCTTATAAGGCGGGCTTAGATTTTAAAAAATTAAATAAAAATTTTAAAAAATTAGGCGAAATAAATTTTAATAGCCAAAGAAAATTTAGTGTTTCATTTAGAGAAAACGAAAACGGCGAAGTTTGGGCTATTAGCGTGGGGGCAGCCGATATTTTGTTAAGCCAGATAAAAAGAATTCAAGTTTTAAATAGGTATGAAAGTATTAGTTCTTTTGAAATTTCTACCATAAAAGATGCTATAGATGCCATGGCCAGAAACGGTTTTAGCGTTTTGGCGATATGTTCAAAAAAGATTGAGGATAAAAATTTATTACAAAATAAAAACATTGATAATCTTTTAAAAGATGTTATGCGCGAGCTTAATTTAGTTGGCCTTTTGGGTTTAAAGGATTCTATAAGGCCTGATGTTAAAGATTTTATTGCTTTAAGCCACAATGCTGGCATAAGAACGGTTATGGTTACAGGGGATCATACGGCAACAGCTCGGTTGGTTGCAAAAGAAGTTGGGTTTTTCTCTAAAGAAAGAAAAGTACCCGAAGTTTTAGAGGGCAAGGATATTAATTTAATTAGCGATAAAGATTTTTATCATAGGGTGAAAGACATAGATATTTTTAGTAGAGTGACGCCAGAACAAAAATTAAAAATAGTAGAGGCATGGCAAAGCCATGGTGGAGTTGTAACTGCTATTGGAGATGGTATAAACGATGCCCCACTGCTCTTAAAAGCGAATGTAGGTGTTTCTTTGGCTAGTGGAACGGATTTAGCGCGAGAAGCTTCTGGTATGGTGCTTTTAGAGAATAATTTTTCTGTATTAATAAAAGCTATTAAAGAAGGTAGGGTTATTTTAGAAAATATTAAAAAAGTAACAGCTTATCTACTAAGTACTAGCTTAATAGAGATATTTTTAGTTTCCATATCTTTAGTTTTAAAGTTACCCTTGCCAATAACCGCTATCCAAATTTTATGGGTCAATTTAGTTAGCGAAGTTTTGCCAGCCATCGCACTTTCTTTTGAAGGCGCCGAAAAAGACATAATGAATTTAAAGCCACAGAGTATTAAAAAACCAATTTTAGATAATCTTGCAAGATTTTTAATTTTTGTAATTGGTATTGCAGGTGCTGGAATGTTATTTGGTATGTTTTTATTCTTTGGATCTTCTTTTGAAAGTTATGCTTATGCCCAGAGTATTGTTTTTGCAGGTTTAGGTGTGATTTCTGTTTTTTCGGCGTTATCCTTAAGAAGCTTAAGAAGGCCAATTTGGGAAGTTTCGTTTTTTAGTAATAAGTATTTGTTAGCTTCTTTGGGGTTAAGTTTATTGTTTTTAGCTGGAGCTATTTATTTACCCTTTCTTAATAGTATTCTTAACTTGCAGCCAATTGGTTTTTTAGAGTGGGTGGTTATTTTTTCTGCAGCAGCAATTAATATAATTTTAGTTGAAATTTCTAAATGGATATTTAATAAAAAACGTGGCAATATAATATAA